The Patescibacteria group bacterium DNA window GGGATGAGTTTCTTGTGAATGCGCCTATCTTTAGTCGTTACGATGACGCGGGGAATATCACTCAATCCGGGGCGGCGCTTGGTGAATTCTCAAATATTAAAAATGCTAAAGAGCTTGTCTCTATGCTGATACTTCAGACAGGGAATAGTATTGTAGATCCACAGAGCAGAGAAATTATTTTCAACGAGAAAGGGAATTCGATTCTTCCGCCGGCAGAATCAGCAGTGAAGTTTTATAATCAATTTTCTGATCCAGCCAAAGATTCCTATGTGTGGAACAGAGGGATGGAGGATTCCAGAAGACTTTTTTCTTCCGGCAGGCTGGCCAATTATTTTGGATTTGCTTCTGATTTTGTGGTTATAAAGAATCTAAATCCTCATCTTAATTTTGATGCAGCTCTAGTGCCCCAGATAAAAGACGGTAGTCTGGTCGCCACTTTCGGCAGGATGGAAGCGGTAGTTGTATCAAAAGCCTCTAAGAACATAAGCGCCGCATTCTCTGCCGCATATTTACTCTCATCAGCGCCTTCCATTAGATTAGTGGAAGAGAATTTGTTGTTACCGCCTGTTCGCCGTGATATTATAAAGGAAGGCGCTAAGAGTCCGGAGATGGCTGTATTTTATAAAGCTTCTCTTCAGTCTAAGGGGTGGTTAGAACCGGACACTAAGGCGACCTACGACATATTTAAAGAGATGATAGAGTCGTCTGCAGTAGGGAAGATGAGGATATATGAAGCGGTCCGTCAGGCCGAAGGACGACTGGAAAAATTGTTAAAATAATTTATGAAATTTTCTTTACCTTCAATTTTAAGTTTAATGATACTTCTTTTTGTATTTTCGCTAACCTTTATTCCCGTTTTTGTGTCAGCTTGGGCGCCGGGTCAATCTATCGTACCTTGTGGTTTAGGCGGAGGTACTTCCTGTAAGGCCTGCCACATATTTCCTCTTGCTAATAATGTTATAAGTTTTATATTGCTTGGACTTGCGATGCCTTTTGCTGTTGTAATGATCCTCTGGGGAGGTATTCTTATGGTGACTGGCGCCGGTAACCCGGGGCAACTGGAGAAAGGAAAAAACTATCTAACATGGGCAGTGATAGGGCTTGTGGTTGCATTTGCAGGCTGGATAATTGTTGATACGATAATAAAAGCGCTTACTGTGAAAACTAACTGGGGGGCGAGTGCTTCGTGGAGTTTTGGCCCTTGGAATGAGATACCAGCTTGTAAATAAAAGAGTAATATAAATAAAAAAATAATAAATATGAATATACTAAAAACAAAAAAATCTCTAACTGGATTTATCCACAAAATTAAAAAAACATTATTGCCCAAGCAGATTTTTTGGTCTATTATTAGTTTAGCGTTATTTTTACCATTTTTTGTTTATTCGGATGAGGTAGGGGTAACAACAGGAAGTGGTGGAAGCAGTTCATTGAAGAATCCATTAGCAGTCGATTCTGTCTCAGCGCTTGTGAAAGCTGTTGCCGAGATTGTTATGAAAATTGGCTTTATGGTTGCGGTAGTCTTCATCATATATTCCGGTTTCTTGTATGTGTCAGCGAGGGGGAGTGAAGAGAAGTTAAAGAAGGCACACTCCACTTTCACGTGGACGATTATAGGTACAGCTGTTATCTTGGGTGCATGGACCATCGCAATGGTGATAGAGTCAACGGTTAAGTCGTTAAAATAATAAATAAACAGGTCGATGTTTTCCGCCAAGAATGGGTTCACCTCGCCAAGGTGGGGTAAAATTAGAAATTAAAAATAAAAAAATATATGCAAAAATTAAAAAAATTCATTCCAGTAGGTTTAATGTTCGCACCTTCATTAGCGTTTGCGGCTACCATAGAAAGTATATTGGATAATATAAGTAGTATAATTAATCTTGTTATTCCTTTGCTTATAGCAATTGCTTTAGTTGTATTCATCGTCGGTGTTATCAAATATATCACTGCCGGTGCAGACGAGGAGAAGAGAAAAGAAGCGCGAAATACTATCATTTATGGTGTTATCGGCCTTTTTGCAATAGTTGCCGTATGGGGGCTTGTTGGAGTTATCGCCTCTACTTTTGGTATTGATACAGGTGGGACTATTGATATACCTCAGCTTCCATAAGAAATTAAATAATTTTATAACAAAAAGAAAATCCCTCTTTTTTAAAGAGGGATTTTCTTTTTATGTAGATTAGTATAAAATATAAATATGAATAATTTATTTTATAAAACAGCTCAAGCTGCGAGCCATATAACTACTGACGCAGATACTCTAATTAATAACATCGCTGTGAAGATTCTAAATCCTTTTATAGGGCTTATGATATCTGTCGCTCTTTTGTTATTTATTTACGGGGTTATAGAATTTATCGCTGGCGCTGATAATGAAGATAAGAGAGCACAAGGCAAACAGCATATTATATGGGGAGTAGTAGGCCTATTTATAATGGTAGGGGTCTTTGGTCTAATTAGAATTATTATAAATTTCTGGAAAGGAATCTAAGGTTAAAAAGGTGAGACCTTTTGGGAGGGTAAAACCCCGTCGCTCGCGAGCGACGGGGTAAAAAAATAGGCGGTGGGGAATTAACTTTCCCCACCGCCTTTGTGTTACATTACGCCTTTTCTAGGAAGATCTCTATAGTCCCTCCTGACGACAGCCCTATTACCTGGAAAAGGCCTTTTCTGGCTCCAAGCCAAACCTGCCTGCCTGGTCCGCCTATAAATTCAGCCCCATCTATGAAGCGGATCTTATAATCCGCGTTAGGGCGTGTCCTATAGGCAACGTTAGGAGGGAGTGTCACTTTCGTTGTGCAGTCGTGCCTGAACCGAACTATGACCTTTCCGGAAGGTTTTACTTTAGAGAAGTTATAGTTTTTGGCGCATGTGGGTATCGTTGGGGTCTGATCTGTCTTCGTATTCCAGCTCCACTCACCCACTAATGCCACTATATAGATCAACAGCAGGGTGAGTCCAGCGTTGAGGTGGAATCGAGCCTTTTTTCTCTGAATAGACTCCTCCCAGCTTTTTGCTGTCACACCGGTAAGCATATCAATGGCCATCATTGTAACAATAGCCATTGCTGTTAGTATCCAATTGTGAGTGAGGTATGGTCTTACCCATGAAACGTGGAATAGAATCCCAAAAAGCAGGATATAGCTTAATGGAATTCCG harbors:
- a CDS encoding pilin, whose amino-acid sequence is MQKLKKFIPVGLMFAPSLAFAATIESILDNISSIINLVIPLLIAIALVVFIVGVIKYITAGADEEKRKEARNTIIYGVIGLFAIVAVWGLVGVIASTFGIDTGGTIDIPQLP
- a CDS encoding pilin; its protein translation is MNILKTKKSLTGFIHKIKKTLLPKQIFWSIISLALFLPFFVYSDEVGVTTGSGGSSSLKNPLAVDSVSALVKAVAEIVMKIGFMVAVVFIIYSGFLYVSARGSEEKLKKAHSTFTWTIIGTAVILGAWTIAMVIESTVKSLK
- a CDS encoding extracellular solute-binding protein, whose protein sequence is MSKFNIILITVFVIAAVLAVLLFSGLIPGFGLGGGAQKADIVFWGTIDKKAMQPIIAVLNEQNKNIFSIQYIEKPASSFENDLINALASSSGPDLWLLPQDLILKHEDKIFITPYSSTLTERDFKDAFVSEAELFINSTGIIGFPFTIDPIVMYWNKDLYQGAGISIPPEFWDEFLVNAPIFSRYDDAGNITQSGAALGEFSNIKNAKELVSMLILQTGNSIVDPQSREIIFNEKGNSILPPAESAVKFYNQFSDPAKDSYVWNRGMEDSRRLFSSGRLANYFGFASDFVVIKNLNPHLNFDAALVPQIKDGSLVATFGRMEAVVVSKASKNISAAFSAAYLLSSAPSIRLVEENLLLPPVRRDIIKEGAKSPEMAVFYKASLQSKGWLEPDTKATYDIFKEMIESSAVGKMRIYEAVRQAEGRLEKLLK
- a CDS encoding pilin, producing MKFSLPSILSLMILLFVFSLTFIPVFVSAWAPGQSIVPCGLGGGTSCKACHIFPLANNVISFILLGLAMPFAVVMILWGGILMVTGAGNPGQLEKGKNYLTWAVIGLVVAFAGWIIVDTIIKALTVKTNWGASASWSFGPWNEIPACK